A stretch of DNA from Cytobacillus luteolus:
CATTATATAAGTCATTAATGGTTACTAAAGGAAGGTTGACAAGTGTACAAGACGAGTTCTATTAAGTCATTAGCTGAGATTATTACGGCAGTAGATACCACAACTATTATTACAATTACAGATAAAACAGGTTTGATTACATATGCAAATGAAATGTTTTATGAAAAATCTAAGTATGACCAAGATGAATTAATTGGACAAAGTCAACGGAAGGTAATTGCTAATCACCATACAGATGAGTTTTTTAAAGATCTCTGGAATACCATTCGTCGGGGAGAGGTGTGGAAAGGGGAAATCAAGAATAAAGCAAAGGACGGAACCTATTTCTGGGTGTATGCAACCATTGTACCTTTTCTTAACGAAGCAGGAGAGCCACATCAATATGTATCTATTCAAACAGATATAACCAATCGGAAACAAACAGAAGAAACAGTAAAGAAAATGCTAGAACAGCTAACATTTTCAAATAATAATACGTTGTTAGATATTAAGCAGCTACTCACGGAATCTTCTATTATGGTGATCTCAGACACTGTAGGTAAAATTACATTTGTGAGTGATATGTTTTGTAAACTATCAAGGTTTAGCCGTGAGGACTTACTTGGTAGTGACTTTCGAGTTTTTAACTCTAATTATCATTCAAAGGAATTCTTTAAGGATCTTTGGACTACGATTAGTCAAGGGAATGTCTGGAAGGGCGATATTAAAAACAAAGCGAAAGATGGTAGTTGTTATTGGGTTTCAACAACCATTGTTCCGATTTTGGATGACTCAGGAAAACCTTATCAATTTGTGTCCATTTGGCATGACATTACTGCGCGCAAAAAAGCAGAAGACTTATTATTTAGGTCCGAAAAATTATCGGCTATTGGAGACCTGTCCGCAGGTATTGCACATGAAATCAGAAATCCATTAACTACGATAAAGGGTTTTATCCAATTTTTATCGCGTTATGAGGATGATCTTAAAAAGATGGAATATTTTCAGCTTATCAATGAGGAGATTGACCGAATTAACTTTATGGTAGGGGAGTTCATGGTCTTATCGAAGCCCCACGTTATTGAACGAAAACCAACAGCTTTACTTCCAATTATAAATAAGGTTGTCAAGCTTCTAGAATCAGAACTAACTAGCAATAAAGTTAGACTATCAATCAAATGTGAAGCTTCTAATATAAAGATAGATTGTGAAGAAAACCTAATGAAGCAAGTCTTCCTCAATTTAGTGAAAAATTCAATTGAAGCCATGCCTCAGGGAGGGATTATCTCTATATCAGTTTCTGTGACGGATACGGAGGTGTTTATTCATTTTAAAGATGAGGGAATAGGGATACCTGAAGAGAATCTTATGAAACTAAGAGAACCCTTCTTTACCACGAAGGAAAATGGGAACGGACTAGGACTTATGGTAAGTTACAAAATCATCGAAAATCATAATGGAAAGATACAGGTGGAAAGTGAAGAAAATGTGGGAACTACTATTACCTTGATTTTTCCAGCTATCTGCTAATTGGAGACATCCTAACTACATTTAGGAAAAGAAAACACCGATTTCCAATTAAGGGTAGGGGAAACGGAGACGCTTACAGGTGTATATACTTTAAAAAGGAAGGACATTTTGTCCTTCCCCTGTTCAACATTTATTGAATTAGTGGACTAGATTCAACTAAAAACCCATCCACATACTTCCACTGATTATCCTCAAGTTTAATAATATAAATCTTTTCACTAATGGAATCTGTAAAGTCTGCTTGATTAAGATTCTTCACCGTTTCAACATGTCTCACAACTGCTTCATGATAAAGATAAGAGATTAATTCTACTTCGACTGTTTCATAGTGGATATCATAAGTTTTAAACATCTCACTAACGTTTTGAAGATACTCTTCTCTGTTTGGATATTCAGAATGAATAGTAGCTGAAAAATCTTCTAAATCCTTGTTATTGTACGCCTCATTTGAAGCATTGATCATTTCCGTAATTTCATGTTCTTGAATAATAAAAGATGTTACATTTCTCATCATATAATAGTATCTTTCATACAATGCCTGGCCAGCTACTTCTGTTTCTACCTCATTTAGTAAGATAAAGAATTGTTCAATAGAAGGGTCAATGTTTTCATGCCAAACTCTCCTGTTAATCTGATCTTCTACCTCATCTAACTTCATTTTTGCAGAGACACCGTACTTCGTTTTTTCCAATTCTGTTTCACCAGGCGTTTTGAACGTGCTTAAGATGGCTTGTCTTGTTGAATAACCATACACTCGATATAGAAGGATGGCTTGTTTTCTAATTTCCGCTGACAAATCATGGTAGGCTTGCTCTGTAACCTCACCTATAGGGTCATTTGCATAAAGTATTGCATACTCATCTGCTTTATTTACAATTTTCTTTCCAGATGTAATGGCATCAATGTACCCCATTGCACGCTTATAATGAATACCCGCGTTGTTTTCTAGGCGTGTTTCTAATTTCGTTTTTTCTGAACCAGTCAACTGCCCAGCAGCTGCTTTTGCTTTTATGTAGGCATCCTTTGTCTGGTTAAAGATTTTCATATCTGGATATTTAATTTCCTTCGTATGTTCTACGGAAATTTGCCATTTAAGGGCACCGGCATGCTTCTCAGCCTCTGTGATCAGTCTTTCCACATTTGAAGATGCACTTGATTGAATGGGTGAAACTATAGATAAAAGTAGCATCACTACAATAGACAGATAAATATTTTTTCTCCCCACTAAAATTCCTCCTTAAAAAATTACTCTTCTATTAGACTATGGAAATATTAAGTGAGGATATAGTAAAGATAACTGGTAATGGTGGAATATCTAGTAAATCAAGGGTTTTAATATATCAAGGACACTTTTGAAGTATATGTAGAGGGAGATGTCTTTGAGGAGCGATATCAAGGACACTTTTGAACTGTGTGATGAGGGATATGTCTTTGAGGAGTGATATCAAGGACACTTTTGAATTGTATGATGAGGGAAATGTCTTTGAGGAGCGCTATCAAGGACACTTTTGAACTGTGTGATGAGGGAATTGTCTCTGAAAAGCGATATCAAAGACAAATGTGAACTTTTCATAAAAGCTATGTCCGTGAGCAAGAACTCTCAAAGGATATAATAGGGAAAAATGTATAATAAATGAATAATTTGTATAACTTTGTTATTTTATAGTCCGTTTGTTTGTTATAATAGTAATTAGTATAAATAATAACATCCCTATATAATCCACAAAAGTTAAAGTTTATCCATATACATATATAAAAGCATTTTATTGAATGTCTTATTCAGGAAAAGTTAAGTCTTAATAGATTTATAAATTAACAGGATTGGGAGTGTAGGCCATTTTTATTAAAGTAGAAAAAATAGCAGATTTAAATTCATTTAATCAAATATGGATGGATTGTTGGCTTGAAAAAGGCTATATGCTAGACCCCTCTTCAGACAAATCGGATAAATATATTATTCAGAATACAGATAAAACAAATGTTGGTACAATCGAATTTAAACCTTATACTATTAGTAATGAAAATAACATAAATACTGTGTTTCCTTTTAATGAGATAGCTAGTATTGTTACTAATCCAGAAAAAGTAGTAGAGATAGACAAGGTTGCTATACTGAAGCAATATCGTGGGAAAAATCTTGAGAGGTTAATTAAGTTATATGTGAGTTATACAGAGTCTAAAGGAATCGAATATTGTGTTGTTCTTTTAGAAAGAATTTTTTATAAGGCCCTAAAAAATGTCTATAAGATCCCATTAGAGTCTGTAGGGGACCCAATCTATTATAAAGGAGACCATGTTATACCTACCATTATGTACCCGCGCGCTATCTACTCAGCAAAAGATAATTATCAGCGGTTGGTTAACGTTGAATTAGAATACGAAAGACCCCTTATTAATAGTTAGGAGAAAGCTATGTTTAATGACAAGAAAGTTGCATACATATTTATAGCTAGTTTTATCGTGCTAAATCTTATATGGAACTATTTATTTGAAACGAACCAATTGTATTTGGACTGGGGCATTGCATTATTCCAAATCGTTGCTTGCGTCACAGCCTTTAGTTGGCTAGTGATCACTTTTAATAAAGACAAAGGGAAGGCAAGGAAGTTTTGGCTTTTTCTAGCATTAGGTATTTTAAGCTATTTAATGGGTATATTGGTATGGGCATTTTATTACTTTATTACATTGGACGTTTCTGCTGAGTTAGCTCTTCTTCCAAAGGTATTTTGGATCTTTCAGAATGTGTTCTATTTTTTAGCGCTGTTATTCATGATGAATGTCATGAAGAAAAATAATTTACTAACTATACGTTTTTTATTTGACATACTAATCGTAATGTCAGTAGCAGCAACCTTTATTTCACATTTTATCATGGGTCCTTTACTTACTAATGCTAAACATGCTTTTTCTATTATCGATTTACTATACCCAGTGTTTGATTTAGGTGTTTTAGCGGGTGTTCTAAGTCTTATTATCGCTTCCAATACATTTTTTACGAAGAGTACTTCTTATCTATTGGTTGCTGGACTATTAATTCAAGTTATAGCTGATTTGAATTTTTCATACTTAACTGTAAAAAATATTTATTCTGTGGGAAGTCTATCTGAGCCACTATGGATTCTTTCTCTTTTTGTCATCGGTTTAGCAGGGCTTCACCAGGAATCATTATCAAAGCAGGGAAGTATGACTTTCGTGAATATAGGTACTAAACGAAGTCTTTTTGTAAAGCACAGCTTTCCTTACGTAGGTGTTATATTACTGTCCATTTATGTTATTTCTGAAATTAGCCATAGTACACCTATTATAGTAGGCTTATTCATAAGTATCTTACTCGTTATACTAAGACAGGTGTTTACACTACTAGACAATGATAAATTAGTAACTGATCTTAATAACCTTAATGAAGCATTAGAGGTAAAAGTTAAAGAGAGAACAGATCGGTTAGTAGAAACGATTAATACAATGGAGCATCTTGCCTTCCATGATGTCGTGACGGGTCTACCTAATAGACGATATATCGAAAAAAGGTTGAGGCAAGCAATCGTAAATGCTAATCCTAAGAAAGGGAAAAAAATAGCATTCCTTTTACTAGACTTAGATCGTTTTAAACAAATTAATGATAGTCTCGGACATTCATACGGAGACTTATTATTAAAAGAAGTAGGTAATAGGCTAACTGATATTAAGCAACCAAATGAGCTAGTTTGTCGCATCGGTGGTGATGAATTTGCGGTATTACTTGAAAACGTCAACCACGCTAAGATCGATAAAAAAGTGAATGTGATATTAAATGTCCTTCGAGAAGTTTATGATATTCAAGGTGTTGATTTACATATCACACCTAGTATAGGAGTTTCGATTTATCCAGATCATGGAGAGAACTTTGAAGCCCTCCTTATGAAAGCAGATACTGCAATGTACAAAGTAAAGGACAGTGGAAAGAACCACTATACGATATATAATGAATCAATGGATAATGAATCTCAATTAACGATAGAAAATTCCTTAAGGAAAGCGATTGAGAGGGAAGAGTTTGAATTGCACTATCAGCCTCAGTT
This window harbors:
- a CDS encoding putative bifunctional diguanylate cyclase/phosphodiesterase, coding for MFNDKKVAYIFIASFIVLNLIWNYLFETNQLYLDWGIALFQIVACVTAFSWLVITFNKDKGKARKFWLFLALGILSYLMGILVWAFYYFITLDVSAELALLPKVFWIFQNVFYFLALLFMMNVMKKNNLLTIRFLFDILIVMSVAATFISHFIMGPLLTNAKHAFSIIDLLYPVFDLGVLAGVLSLIIASNTFFTKSTSYLLVAGLLIQVIADLNFSYLTVKNIYSVGSLSEPLWILSLFVIGLAGLHQESLSKQGSMTFVNIGTKRSLFVKHSFPYVGVILLSIYVISEISHSTPIIVGLFISILLVILRQVFTLLDNDKLVTDLNNLNEALEVKVKERTDRLVETINTMEHLAFHDVVTGLPNRRYIEKRLRQAIVNANPKKGKKIAFLLLDLDRFKQINDSLGHSYGDLLLKEVGNRLTDIKQPNELVCRIGGDEFAVLLENVNHAKIDKKVNVILNVLREVYDIQGVDLHITPSIGVSIYPDHGENFEALLMKADTAMYKVKDSGKNHYTIYNESMDNESQLTIENSLRKAIEREEFELHYQPQFMLEKGQLIGMEALLRWNTASQGYVPPSDFIPIAEETGLILPIGEWVLREACKQSVVWEKQGFARIRIAVNISSLQFQQSDFIDSVAKILAETEAKATCIELEITESVAIGFIENTISKLSKLKEMGFHIAMDDFGTGYSSLQYMSKLPIDRIKIDRSFISLLNTSNKNDTIVKLIVMMAKGLNFKVIAEGVETENQKAFLKSIDCDEVQGYLMSRPLKLEDCNRFLTETEGRVQLPTVLI
- a CDS encoding PAS domain-containing protein, whose protein sequence is MYKTSSIKSLAEIITAVDTTTIITITDKTGLITYANEMFYEKSKYDQDELIGQSQRKVIANHHTDEFFKDLWNTIRRGEVWKGEIKNKAKDGTYFWVYATIVPFLNEAGEPHQYVSIQTDITNRKQTEETVKKMLEQLTFSNNNTLLDIKQLLTESSIMVISDTVGKITFVSDMFCKLSRFSREDLLGSDFRVFNSNYHSKEFFKDLWTTISQGNVWKGDIKNKAKDGSCYWVSTTIVPILDDSGKPYQFVSIWHDITARKKAEDLLFRSEKLSAIGDLSAGIAHEIRNPLTTIKGFIQFLSRYEDDLKKMEYFQLINEEIDRINFMVGEFMVLSKPHVIERKPTALLPIINKVVKLLESELTSNKVRLSIKCEASNIKIDCEENLMKQVFLNLVKNSIEAMPQGGIISISVSVTDTEVFIHFKDEGIGIPEENLMKLREPFFTTKENGNGLGLMVSYKIIENHNGKIQVESEENVGTTITLIFPAIC